The nucleotide window GGtggagagcacagagcagcctgaaTAGCTGGCCCTTTCTGCCATTTCTACAAGCCTTAAAAATCCCAAGTttgttgccatttttttcttcatcatatCATTCATGTTTCCTTTAAATTTGTCTTCTAGCTTTAGGGattcaggatttttatttcagcttttttttttttttttttcctttctttttttcctttccttctcattttctttcattttctctttctctctttctttctttctttttcagaaatgcaattttcttATTAGTGGAAATGGGGATTTTGTTATATTTACATCATTCCAGAAAACTGacccttaaaaaaaatgctaattatGTTACagttagtaaaaaaaaagaaatcccaagAAGCCCTAATATTTTAGCATCTGTAtaataaaaactgcaaaagctGTGCTGGTTTTCTCATTCCTCACTGCAGCCTGTCCATCAGCTCCTCTCCAATCCACAGCCTGCCCAATAGGTTCAAAAAGAGCTTTTtactttagaaatgtttttttttctgtttaaataaataaataaataaaaataaaaagtagctCTCTTTGCAATCTGGGAAACCTCTTAATTTCTCCAGAGCCTGATTTTTTATCTCTGCATTTTTATGCCCATACAGCAcgatatttttttcttttttctttttttttttttttcagcattttcctaCAGAGACTGGAGTGATTCGGTGTGCACCATTACAAGTTTGAAGAGCCGGTAACATAAAGGAGAGCAAAACCGGCGACTTTAACCCCAAACCGGAGGGCTCCAGGGTGCAAAAGCTCTGTCGGCTTTTCCTTCGGCGCTAACAAAAACCACTTCACAGTAACACCTCCAAAGGCTGCGGGGGGGCTGTAAGAGCCCCCTGCGGGTGCCAGCCGGGGCAGTTTGTGCTCAGTGCTCTGTTTCCCCCCCTCCTTGCCCCGCTTTGAGGGGCTGCGGGATTGCGGCACCGAAGCGGGCGGCCACTTTCCCTCCTGCGGGAAGCGCATTTTTcgggaataaataaataaataaataaataaaataataaaagagaggCTGCCGGTGTCCCCCCTgtccctccctgtcccccttTTGTCCCCCACTGCCCCGCGGCCGCTTCCCAGGGGCGCTCCCCGAGCATCGCCCGGAGCCTGCGGCCGTCGGGGGCCGTCGGGGGGGCGTCGGGAGCCCCGGGACTCACCGTGGCTGTCGGCGCCGAAAGCCTTGAAGTCCAGGGCGAGGGGGGGCCGCCACGGGTAGGGCTCCAGGAGCCCGTCCAGGACTCCCCTGCGGGCGACACGGGGCTGAGCGCCGCGGAGGGGCCGGGACCCCGACGGGGGGGGACGAGCGGCGGCCGTTACCTGTTCCTGCCGGGGTCCCGAAAACCTTTGGCGAAGGGATTCCTGTCGATTTTCAGCTTCGTGATCTGCGGGGAAAGGGGAACGAGAGGGGCCGTTTATTGGGGTGTTGGAGGGGGGGGTCCGGACCCGTGCCCTGCGCCCGTGGGGGCGGCGGCGGGTACCTGCTGGTTCTGGTAGGCTGTGACCGTGGTGAACTCGGTCTCCTGGAAGGAGAAGGTGTGCACCCCCTCGGCCGGCAGCGACTGGATCTGGGCCAGGTCGAAGCGGGAGTCCTGGGCGATAACGTGCACGCGGGGCTTGTACTTGTGCATGGACTGCAGGATGATCTGTGCGGCAGGGAGGGTCGCGCTCAGCCCCGACGGCCCCACCGGGACGAGGCCGCcgctgccctgcccagcacctaCGTGGCCCTTGTCGTCCAGCTCGTTGTTGGTGAGCTTCACCCGGTCGAAGCTGACGATCTGCCGCATCCACGTCTCCCCCGAGCAGGGCGAGTCGGGGTGGATGTAGAGCCGCGGAGTGATGCACGAGTGGTCCGTGTTCCCCGCCACCATCCACTGCGAGCTGTGGTAGACGTACCTGGGCCGCCGGCCGCCGTCAGGATCCGCAGAgaccccccccgtgtcccccccgtcGGTGCCCAGCCCGTACCTGTAGCGCTTGGAGTCCACGGGCACCACGTCGATGGCGATGTAGTactgctgcaggggctgcagccccttcaCCTTCACCCGCACCGACGGGAACATCCTCCTGCGGGCACGGGGAGGGCGTCAGAGGCGGGGGGGGGACGCGTTTGAAACGGCGACGAGGTTGAAAAATTAAAGGGAGATcggagaggggggggaaatTAATcggaataaaaatgcagaacGAAAAATACcgaaggaaaaaagcaaaaataaaaaggggggaagCCCCGAGGAAGGAGAAGCGGAGGAGGGAATGAgaggggtttttgggggggtcccgcCGCTACCTGCCGGCCTTGGTGATGATCATCTCGGTGCCGATCTCGTGGAACCTCCTCCAGAGCTCGGAGCCCTGCAGCTCCACCTGCACCTCGTCCCTCGCCTCCCGGCTCTCGGCGCCGGCCTTGGGCCGCTTCTCTGCGGGGGGAACACAAAGCGGAGGGGGCGCCGGGGCGGCTGCCgagcctgccccccccccccctttttccccttaagctccccccccccgaccccccgaCGCTACCAACCCGGCTCCGGGGCTCTgcggctctgcctgcagccggCCCCGACGTCCTCGTCTCGCCCGTCGGGCACCTTCCTCTTGGCCGAGCGCCCCACCAGGGCTTCCACCGAGAAGGCGTGAGCCCGGGAGCTCAGCGCCATGCCCCCCTCCCTCGGGCCGGGGCCCCCCCGGGTCGCCGAGGGGCTcagcggggcggcggggctcCCGGCGGCAGCTCCATGCGGGGTCCCGGCCCGAGCCGtcggggggcagcggcggggtCCGCCCGCATCCGAGCGAGGCGAGAGGAGGCTGCGGCTCCCgctgtttgttttggaaagtgGTGGGAGCAGGAGAAAGCCGGAGTGGCATTTCGTGGGGCTggggcgggggagggggggagggagggaggggaaagcgGGCGGCGGAGGGGAAGAGCGGGGGAAGAGGAGCCGGCCCCGTCTAGGATCAATAAAAGAGTTACTGTTCTCCATTAAATTGTAAAACTCAAAGAAATTTGACATAATTGCACACTAGGGGCCACTTTTCCAACAAAAGTGCAAATAACGTTTAACCAGAACcagcacaaaaaaagaaaaaaaaaaaaaaaaagaaagggggggggggggaatgagACGGCTGCGGGACGGCTGCGACTCGGCTttcccggcccccccccggtccGGCTGCTCCgcttctgcccccccccccccacccccgtcgttttttttttttttttttttttcttgtttgttttttaaagacagaaaatccGCCCCAGCCCGGCCCGCTCTGGCATGACCCCCGGGATGTTTCCACGGCCCCGCTTCAAAGCGGCGGCAGCTGCACCGCATTAGGGGCACGAAGCCGGCTGATCcgcccccggagcccccccagcagcctccccccccccccgcgccccgcagCGCCCAAAACCCTCGGGGGGACGGCCCCGGGCAGGGAAATGGGGGGGCAACAGGCGGGACCCCCCCTCCCTGCCGCCCTCGGGGCTGCTAGCCGGGCTGGGAGGCATTAAACCGACCCCAAAAGCAAGGCAGGTCTGTGGGAAGCGTTGGCACGGCACCGGGCAGGGCAGGTGAGCCTTCACCTGAGCCCCAAACTGTGCCCCAAACCCCATGCCACGTCCCCAAATGCCCATTTGAAGGATGCTCGTTGCTCTGCTTATGGTGGGTTTTTCACACCGATGCTCACGTACACCATTTTTTTCGCATCCATGCATTTCCCCACACATTTACACACcaaacttcagctttttcttgctGGGGCTGAAAGCCAGAGCTCGgcgcccagccccgcagcccgaCCAGGGAGCTGTGAACGAGCATCCAGGTCTGACAGCGAGGCACAGAAAGATCCAGCTGAAATCACACTGAGCTCATCTGGGAAAACTGACAGCACTGCTTCTAAtgcccatccctgtccccatccccatccctgtccccatccccatccctgtccccatccccatcccatccccatcccatccccatccccatcccatcccatccccatccccatccccgtccccatccccatccccatccctgtccccatccatggggcagaggctggcagagggcagggtggggaggaggcTGGGACCCACGGCGGGGTCGGCTGCACCTatgcagatttttgtttctttttaggaagagaaatgaagcaTTTCATGAACATCATGATAACGAGAACGGCATCAGCTCGTGGTTTAAAGCCAGGTGAAGCCCTggtcctgcctgcagcacggcTGCGCTCACGGCGCTGATAGAAGCCAGCTGAGGGCACCGAGTGTGAACTTTTATCTCTGCTGACATGACAtattattaaaaagtatttcaagtaatcttttatttcctcagcATTGCAACACATTTCAAGAACTTGGACGAGGATCAACCGGcccttttttaatttcctacaatgaaaaataaaacaaaaataaagcccaACCGAGATGATATAATCAGGAACATTTTGGAGGTTTAGGTCAAATTAATATGTCAGGGAAGTGTTTTCAGGGGCCTTGGAGAGCTTTAATCCGTCAAGGACTGACTCAGAGCGTTCTCAGGCTTTGTAATCTTATTGTCTTTACCAAATTATGTGGTGGTATGTAATATATTACCGTCATCAGAAAATCGAGCAAATAATCATTTGGCATAAAGTTCAGATTAACTAACTTAATTTTAAAGCAAGCGTTATACAATACCCCAGAAATGTTTGCTTAACTTTAAAATGATCTTTTACTACTGACCGTTAATCTGGTAGAGCACACAGGTAAACTCCAAACACAGACTTTTCTGGTCGTTTTTTGGGCAGATTTTGAGACATTTAATTATGTCCAAGCAGCGCTTGGTTCTGCCAAGATTTACTTTGCatttaacaaagcaaaacacacaaacaaacaagcaccaAACTGAACTCGACTTGGGGCTTAGGGGCACTATGTGACACTTAAAAGCCACGTGCTCTGCATTACACGTCTAAAGCTTTAATCTTTTGTATCTCCACCTGATACGTCGTAGGTTTATGTAAAGCTGTGAATATAAATTTGGTGCTGAAACTTCTTCAGGTCCAATGGAAGGACTGGGAAGGACGGTTTGTTCTCTGCTTCAGGAACCATGAGCaagaaaatctttccttttatgttttgaaaaataaaaccccttTTTCTGGTCTTGCAAACCTGTACATCCTTATGATGCTAACAGGAAAGATGCTCGCAGCTAATAGCAGaatgacagaataaaaaaaaactaaaatggaCTCAAAATCATATGCTAACAAATATTTTGACTATGAAAACAGAACCGGTAGCATTGTATCTTTCATCTGGGTCGAACCCCTTCAAAACTGCCTGCTCTCCCTGTTCCTAACTGAGACCTTTAGCGGTCAAAGCACAGCATGTCCTggggtcattttttttttttttttggcagcccTTTTTGCAAagccctgctgtgcctgcctgcagagcctgggTCTTCTGACCCTGCTGTATTTTCCTGCCATGTCAACATAAAC belongs to Anas acuta chromosome 13, bAnaAcu1.1, whole genome shotgun sequence and includes:
- the TBX22 gene encoding T-box transcription factor TBX22 isoform X2 — protein: MSNFFEFYNLMENSNSFIDPRRGRLLFPRSSPPPPAFPSLPPPLPRPSPTKCHSGFLLLPPLSKTNSGSRSLLSPRSDAGGPRRCPPTARAGTPHGAAAGSPAAPLSPSATRGGPGPREGGMALSSRAHAFSVEALVGRSAKRKVPDGRDEDVGAGCRQSRRAPEPEKRPKAGAESREARDEVQVELQGSELWRRFHEIGTEMIITKAGRRMFPSVRVKVKGLQPLQQYYIAIDVVPVDSKRYRYVYHSSQWMVAGNTDHSCITPRLYIHPDSPCSGETWMRQIVSFDRVKLTNNELDDKGHDSRFDLAQIQSLPAEGVHTFSFQETEFTTVTAYQNQQITKLKIDRNPFAKGFRDPGRNRGVLDGLLEPYPWRPPLALDFKAFGADSHGGSSSSSPVTSSGGTPSPLNPLLSPSCSPPAFHLSASNIGVPCPETYLHSLSLPLYYKICPASFLRQQSLVFPSHEKLGGASPPALPHFMVDMPKLSALGITSLKNGKSEDFNGQCLQVPGSASQMLYGLHASGNIFPSSPIAREALNCSLHPPYGLYGYNFSVPSRLMNAASHFKVSDSIPASLRDGRCNHPNWHSTINHCL
- the TBX22 gene encoding T-box transcription factor TBX22 isoform X1; this encodes MSNFFEFYNLMENSNSFIDPRRGRLLFPRSSPPPPAFPSLPPPLPRPSPTKCHSGFLLLPPLSKTNSGSRSLLSPRSDAGGPRRCPPTARAGTPHGAAAGSPAAPLSPSATRGGPGPREGGMALSSRAHAFSVEALVGRSAKRKVPDGRDEDVGAGCRQSRRAPEPEKRPKAGAESREARDEVQVELQGSELWRRFHEIGTEMIITKAGRRMFPSVRVKVKGLQPLQQYYIAIDVVPVDSKRYRYVYHSSQWMVAGNTDHSCITPRLYIHPDSPCSGETWMRQIVSFDRVKLTNNELDDKGHIILQSMHKYKPRVHVIAQDSRFDLAQIQSLPAEGVHTFSFQETEFTTVTAYQNQQITKLKIDRNPFAKGFRDPGRNRGVLDGLLEPYPWRPPLALDFKAFGADSHGGSSSSSPVTSSGGTPSPLNPLLSPSCSPPAFHLSASNIGVPCPETYLHSLSLPLYYKICPASFLRQQSLVFPSHEKLGGASPPALPHFMVDMPKLSALGITSLKNGKSEDFNGQCLQVPGSASQMLYGLHASGNIFPSSPIAREALNCSLHPPYGLYGYNFSVPSRLMNAASHFKVSDSIPASLRDGRCNHPNWHSTINHCL